The segment ATAAGTAGGAGTAAAAAACTTTTTGCTATTTATAGTCTTATTAACAGATAAATCGACAAGTGTTAAAGGTCCGTAAGTTGCTCCAGCAGGAACTGTAACCGTTAAACTAGTGGCTGTTACCGCTGAAACCGTTGCTTTTGTAGCTCCAAAAAACAAAATATTGTTAGCAGGTATTGTGTTAAAATTGGTTCCAGTAATTGTTACCGTTTCTCCTGCATCTCCTGTTAATGGAGTAAATGAACTAATAGTAGGAAGCGTTTGAGCATTGACTTCTGCAAAATGAGAGAACAACACAAGGCAGATAAAAACCTTATAACAGGACTTGCGTAAAGTTTTAGATAAAAATAGAAAAGTAACTTTCTTCATAATCGTTTAATTTGTTTTATAAAAAAAATGAGTTATACATAATTAGACCAAAAAAAAATATGCGGTTTAATTATCTGATACTGCAAATATAAAGACAAGTATAGTACCCAAATCAGACCAACTTGTGCCCTAAATCAGACATTTTAATCTTTTTGTAAGATAAAAAGTGAAGTTTTTAAAGAATTATTTTCTTAGACCAAAACTTTCTTTTACTACTAGATGAAGAGGAAATATATTTTACTTTATTTTTTGTCATCGGGTTTGTGTTGCATGACCTAATTAATTGCCTCCAAAAAAGAGTGTCTCGTTGGAGTGTCTACCTTTGATATGACGATTTTTATGAGCTTATAAATTTTATATTTGACTTATGGTAAAAAAGTATGACAATGAACTTAAAGTTATAATCGTAGAACTGTTAAATTCAGGTATTAAAACAAAACAAGTTGGTGAGGATTATGACTTAAGCTTGGGTATGGTTGGGCATTGGAAACGAGAATACAAGTTAAAATCTGAAGATTTTTCTAAAAAGAAGGAAGCATCTCTAGCAGGTCAAGAGCTCAAAGCACTAAAGGAAGAATTAAAGAATGGAATGATGGAACGTGACATCTTAAAAAAGGTGGTAAGCAAACCACCCGAAAACGATGTTTTCTCCTCTTACTATCAAATATCCAAGAGTAACCTATAGATTAAATGGTATAATTATAAGAGGCTACATTCTGCCTTAGGTTATAAATAGCCAGTAGAAATGGAAACAGCGTTAATAATTAAAAACAATAAAAATATAGCTTAAGAAAATAGTGACAAATTTATTAGATATTTCACGTTTCCCAAGGATAAATTCCTAATCTTAATTGGTTATTTTGTTTATGTAGAAAAAGAATCAGAGGGCTTTTCCCCAAACCTCTTTATATATTGATTTGAAAAGTATTGAACTTTAGTAAAGCCAACTTTATAAGCAGCTTCTGCTACAGAACTTACTTGACGGTTTTCTAGGAATGATTTTGCTTTTATTAAGCGTATTTCCTTAATGAACTGCACAGGTGTATAACCGGTAAGAAGTTTTACTTTTCTTAGCAATTGGCGCTCACTGAGCAACGTTTCTGATGCCAAATATGAAACATTTAATACATCGCTGTCAATATACTTTTCTATTAGATTTTTTAATTTTTTAATGAATGTTGCATCCACAGTATCTCTGTTATCAACATCTAAAGGTAATTCTTCCACTGCTTGCTTTCTAACAATCCTATTCTCCAAAATATTCCTTGTTCTCACCAGTAGTTCTTCTGGACTAAAAGGTTTTGTGAGGTAATCATCTACTCCTAATCTAAGTGCAAACAATTTATCCTCTTCTAATGCTCTTGCTGTTAGCATGATCATGGAAATATTTTTGAATCTCTTGTCACCTTTTATATTTTTTAGCAATTCAAATCCATCCATTTTTGGCATCATCACATCAGAAATAATAATATCAATGGTGTTGTTTTCGAGTATTTCTAGTGCTTCTAAACCGTTTGTAGCCTCAAGTACTCTAAAAAATGGCTTCACTATCGATATAATAAATGCTCGCATCTCTTTATGGTCTTCTGTTAGTAACAGGACTGGCTTTTCTATTTCGAAAATAGCTGCATATTTCGTGATGCTGTTACCAAGACTACTTTTGATTATGTGAACGTTTACTTTATCAACAACGATTTCAGCGGTCCCTAAAATTACATTTTTGAGTGGAAATGAAAAAATAAACTCACTTCCAACACCCAATTCACTAACTACACATATAGATCCTTTATGAAGCTTTGCCAACTCTTGTGCTAGCGCCAGTCCAATTCCTGTTCCTCCACTGGCTTTAATATCTGATTGTGCTGATTGATAAAATCTTTCGAAAACATGCTGCACATCATCGGGATGAATACCTTGTCCATAGTCCTTTACACTAATAACCATTTTTTCATTCTCCTCTTTTATACAAACGGTGATTTTACCATTGTCTGCTGTAAATTTGAAAGCATTAGACAAAAGGTTGTTCATGATTTTAGCAAATTTCAATTCATCGATAGCTATTGACAGCTCCTTCTCATAGCTGCAATCCACATGGAAATTAATTTTTCTGCTATGAATCTCTGATTGATATGCTGCGAATAGCTCATTTAAAAATGAGTAAATTTGTACAGGGTTTTCGACAAGTTCTAGCTTGCCTGCCTCTAATTTTGTCCAGTCAAGAATTTCGTTTACTAAATTCAATAAATTTTTTCCATTGTTCTTCACCACCGTCAACTGATTGGTTACAGCAGCATTAATTTTTCCATGCTCACCCATAATCACTGCTTCTATTGGACCATTAATTAAAGTAATAGGGGTTCTTAGTTCATGAGAGATGTTCGCAAAAAACCTGGATTTAATTTTGTCTAAGGCTTCTAATTTTTTATTCGTTTTTGTGATTTTATTTCGGCTCCAAAAAATGAGCCCTACAATCAGTAGCAGTAAAAATAAGGTGACGCTCAAAATCAACCTTTGTTTCCCCTGAAATTTTTGTTCAGCACGTAATACATCGTTTTTTAATTCCACGCTATTCACATGATGTGTAACCTGTACTTCCGCTAAGTTTTCATAAAAATTATTGCTATTAATCTCTGACTGAAAAAAAAAGAAACAATGATAAAATTCCAGTGCCTCTTTATACATACCTTTATTTCTAAAGCAAACAGATAAGTT is part of the Polaribacter sp. SA4-10 genome and harbors:
- a CDS encoding ATP-binding protein; the encoded protein is MKKITFLLLLFVILLYNPFAFSQTSVSVDTSGINATKITKNSQAHSYQLSKKTASLVRLLPQVSTASERVLILENLKNEKSANSIQELKVQLTKVAGDERLEMKLNERLGRASKWVKNINDAYQYYTRTLYLAEKLQENRTIAIACFEIANSIRLGNIIDRPYDSYFLRAIEIFETLKDPLSKSYLLYAKLLLEKEDNIRLTYAKKAVELLKRNLSRSDTLMMESLARHLNAVGLYQEDEKEIETFKEGLLIAKESGNYLLQAYILNNMGYHFRMKQEYDKAIPYHLEALDISIFAGIKGLAANSFNNLSVCFRNKGMYKEALEFYHCFFFFQSEINSNNFYENLAEVQVTHHVNSVELKNDVLRAEQKFQGKQRLILSVTLFLLLLIVGLIFWSRNKITKTNKKLEALDKIKSRFFANISHELRTPITLINGPIEAVIMGEHGKINAAVTNQLTVVKNNGKNLLNLVNEILDWTKLEAGKLELVENPVQIYSFLNELFAAYQSEIHSRKINFHVDCSYEKELSIAIDELKFAKIMNNLLSNAFKFTADNGKITVCIKEENEKMVISVKDYGQGIHPDDVQHVFERFYQSAQSDIKASGGTGIGLALAQELAKLHKGSICVVSELGVGSEFIFSFPLKNVILGTAEIVVDKVNVHIIKSSLGNSITKYAAIFEIEKPVLLLTEDHKEMRAFIISIVKPFFRVLEATNGLEALEILENNTIDIIISDVMMPKMDGFELLKNIKGDKRFKNISMIMLTARALEEDKLFALRLGVDDYLTKPFSPEELLVRTRNILENRIVRKQAVEELPLDVDNRDTVDATFIKKLKNLIEKYIDSDVLNVSYLASETLLSERQLLRKVKLLTGYTPVQFIKEIRLIKAKSFLENRQVSSVAEAAYKVGFTKVQYFSNQYIKRFGEKPSDSFST